AAAATATAACGGTCTATATGCTTGAAAAACTTTTCATGATTCAAATTTGAATTCGCTTCACTCAATACTACCACAGAATGGTTTTTTACCAATTGAGTTAACTGGTTTTCAAGTTCCGGACTGTAGTCTCTGGTTCCCACCAACAGCAAAATTCTTTGTGAGGTATGCCATTCCGCAATCAGATTGGATGGAATTTCATATTCTTTATGCTTGATTGTTTTCTCTACGGTTGGGAAAGTAGGAAGCTCTGATACCAATTCATACAATGGTTCCTCCAAAGGAATATTGATATGCACCGGCCCTTGTTTTTCAAAACAAAGTTCAATTGCTTTTTTAATGATATCGAAATTAATATCTTCTGCATTTTCCTTACTGTCTTCCAAAAGCTGAAAATCACCATAGGAATGCTGATGAAAAACATCCTTCTGCCTGATCGTCTGCCCATCGAATATATCTACAAAATCAGTAGGTCGGTCTGCCGTCAGTATCAAAAGCGGAACATTCTGATAAAATGCTTCTGTAACCGCTGGGTAGTAATTCACCACCGCTGATCCGCTGGTACAGGTAACCGCCACCGGCTTTTTCTCACTTTTTGCCATACCCATTGCCACGAAAGCTGCACTTCTTTCGTCTACAATGCTGTAACAGTTGAAACGATCTACCTCTGAAAAATGAATGGCCAAAGGAGCATTTCTTGACCCCGGAGAAATTACGATATCTGCAATTCCGTACTGCTGAAGAAGATGTGCAAGTATTTGGATACTTCTCTTAGAAGAATATTTTTTCATACAGCAAATTTAACTTATAAATAATGATTTTAAAATCATTTAAATTAAAAAAAATGTAATTTTGCTATTCGTAAATTTCTAAAAATGGATAAAATACCTAGTGTAGACCTGCGTGATTTCCTTTCGGACAACCCGGAACGCAAACAGAAATTTGTAAATGAAATCGGAAAAGCTTATGAAGAAATTGGTTTTGTAGCCTTAAAAGGCCATTTTCTTGATGACAACCTGGTAGATGATTTGTATGGAGAGGTAAAAAACTTTTTTGACCAACCAGTGGAAACGAAACAGAAGTATGAGATTCCAGGAATTGGTGGCCAGAGAGGTTATGTAGGATTCGGTAAAGAAACTGCAAAAGGTTTCAAAAAAGGAGACTTAAAAGAATTTTGGCATTTCGGGCAGTATCTGTCTGATGATTCAAAATACAAAACTGAGTATCCGGACAATGTAATCGTTGATGAACTTCCAAAATTCAACGAGGTAGGTAAAGAAGCCTTCCAAATGCTTGAAAAAACAGGACAGTATGTTCTAAGAGCTTTAGCATTACATCTTGGTTTAAATGAATTTTATTTTGATGACAAAATCGCAGAAGGAAATTCTATTCTAAGACCCATTCACTACCCGCCAATTACTGAAGAACCGGATGATGCGGTAAGAGCAGCAGCTCATGGGGATATCAACCTTATCACTCTTTTAATGGGAGCACAAGGGAAAGGTCTTCAGGTTCAGAACCATAACGGAGAGTGGATAGATGCTATTGCAGAACCAGATGAACTGATGATCAACGTTGGAGATATGCTTTCAAGACATACCAACAACAAATTGAAATCTACCATCCACAGAGTAGTGAACCCGCCAAGAGAGATGTGGAGTACTTCAAGATATTCAATTCCTTTCTTTATGCATCCCATCAGTGCAATGTCTTTAAATGCACTTGATAACTGTGTAGATGAAAACAATCCAAAACTATACGAAGACACTACTGCCGGAGAATTCCTGCATGAAAGATTAATCGAATTAGGATTGATTAAAAAATAAAAAAAGAAGGGCTGCCTCAGTGTTGAGACAGCCCTCTTTATTGTAATCTTTGTCTCGTCCTAACATATCGTTACAACTAAAAAAGTAATGTTATGGAACAATTTAATAATCAGTATGTAAAGCGTAGTCAAAAAGATTACAGTTTATCCTTTAAACTAGCCGTAGTGGGTGAAGTAGAAAGTGGTTCGATTGGAAATCGGGCAGCAATGCGCAAATATGGTATCCAGGGACATGGTACTATTACCGAATGGCGTAGAAAATATGGTAACTTTGATCTGGATAACCGTTCACAAAGTAAAGCTATGCAAACCCCGGAACAAAAAATCAGAGAACTTGAAGAGAAGCTAAAACGTTTGGAGCACCAGAATCGATTCTTAGAGAACCGCTTAGTAAAATCTGAAGATAAAGCTTCTATTCTGGATAAGCTGATTGATTTAGCCGAAGAAGAATACCTGATTCAGGTAAGAAAAAACTTCTCTCCCGATCAATCCAATATATCAGCAAAGAAAACAAAAAAGCGATAAGCTATCTTTGCGGATTGGTCGGGATTAGCCGACAGCGCTATTATCGAAGCTTCTGGATTACAGAAAGCAAAAGAGCCAAAGCTGATCAGGTGATTCAGCTTGTCAATAGCTTACGGGTGATGATGCCTCGTCTGGGCACAAGAAAGCTCTATCATATGCTGGAACCCTCGTTACAGTCCTTACATGTAGGCAGAGATAAGCTTTTCCGTATATTGAAAGCTAATGATATGCTT
The nucleotide sequence above comes from Chryseobacterium sp. 7. Encoded proteins:
- a CDS encoding isopenicillin N synthase family dioxygenase; this encodes MDKIPSVDLRDFLSDNPERKQKFVNEIGKAYEEIGFVALKGHFLDDNLVDDLYGEVKNFFDQPVETKQKYEIPGIGGQRGYVGFGKETAKGFKKGDLKEFWHFGQYLSDDSKYKTEYPDNVIVDELPKFNEVGKEAFQMLEKTGQYVLRALALHLGLNEFYFDDKIAEGNSILRPIHYPPITEEPDDAVRAAAHGDINLITLLMGAQGKGLQVQNHNGEWIDAIAEPDELMINVGDMLSRHTNNKLKSTIHRVVNPPREMWSTSRYSIPFFMHPISAMSLNALDNCVDENNPKLYEDTTAGEFLHERLIELGLIKK